From the genome of Solanum lycopersicum chromosome 12, SLM_r2.1:
GATAATAGTGGAGCGGTTGCAAATTCAAAAGAACCACGAAGTCATAAGAAGGCAAAACACATTGAGTGAAAATACCATTTGATTTGAGACATATTATAGAGAGGGGATGTGATGGTGGCGAATATTGCATCAGAGAACAACCTTGCAGACCCTTTCACAAAAGCTTTACCGCAAAAGTCTTTTTATAGACATGTTGAAGGAATGGGTGTTAGAGTTGTAGGTGAATGGCTATGAGTCTAAGTGGAAGATTGTTaggatatactattaaccatgcgtttgatatagtattaatactgaacaattatttattcatttattcaattcaataaagtgttacattaaagagatcaattgtcatatatgtgtccttaacttatatagtagatgatttggtatatagagtttaagcttatacacagaagattaaatcattggttcttataagttaaaatttatagttcacaATCATAGATGGAAATTTGGACAAAACCATTAGAAATATTGTCGCACgagattaaatgtaatttatcttgattatgagaatgaCATAGTTCTAACATCTCGTGCTAGTGCATTTGGTATGTATTAAACGGGACCAAGCagagatagttgttttagactgactgataaaaatatattctctaaactattaaatgtacttatattcttaatcttgatatgacgattatgatatgtatatattaactatcattttgatttattaaatggTGATATTCTGAGATAAGTCAATATGTCTGGTAGAttaaatgacaataatatatattggtgaaataattagttagttgatggaatccatGTCTCAGTACAGAGATTGATGATACACCTTTTATGAGAAGCATATAAGTTTTCATGTGTAAACCCGGCCGGTAGATTTATGAATCTggcacatgaaataagttaagtattgctctaaaagaaattaatcattgaattaaattcgtcagtaatttaatttattgattagtatttaTAATCATAACATGGGGAATCAAATAAGTGTTTAGtggtaaattttgaaataaatagaggagttcAATTACGGATTtttagtggaatgatttgtaattttttatggtaagaataattcaaataaattatttagaattattttaataataggAAGCCTCAGTAATAAATTCTGTGGTCCCTCCAGTGCccaatttaactagaactaagaatcttattttctagaaaaaagggaagaaaaaatGTGTTCTTctctaaaaagaaaagaaacgtGTGTTTCCtgtttttcttgaaagaaaaagaattctctttggactaggaagacatatctataaatagggattaTTCTAACCTAAAAAAGAGATTTAATTCAGTATTCTATACAATACTTGcccacccaagtattgagagagttcaATTGTTGATAGGGATCACTGTAGAAGACTATAGAGCTGGAGTTGGAATTACTTCAATATATCTGCACGCGCTGCAAGAGGTAATCCTGAGTTAATTTTCAGCACACTTTGTATGTGATGACTATTTGTGattgttgtttatattcatGAAAGATGTATGATTCTGAAATACTTCCGCTGTGTATGCTATTTTCTATCAAAGagtttattaagaaaattatagatAAGAAGAAAGACAAATTAGACAAGTTACACAGAGAAAACGATCTCAAAGAAAAGACAAATATGATGCATGAAGTGGTAAGAGGAAAAAAGATTTCCAAGGACATAAATGGTAATGATCTTAATGATCTAATGTATGCCATGAAAAGAAACTTGGAAATATTTCGCAAACTGAAAATTAAAGCTGATGAAGAGGGTTCTACTTTGTATGCCTCTCAACCAATTTCTACTGATTCTCCTGTATCAACTGTTCCTTTGGCTTCTCCATCGATAGTTTCTATTGGAATCGACCGCGAGGGTCCAAGATCTCCTCTAATGGTCCCTGAAGTGACTCAAATAATAGAGGATAAAGGGGCTCCACTAATAATTCTTTCATCTCCTTCTGCTGAAATGATCCAAAAATTATTTCATCCAGTGAATCCTCCTCAAATGGTTCCTTTTATGGACTCCTCATGGATTTCTCCTTATTCGTTATTTTCAGCAGAATTATTTCCTCATTTGGTTCCGCAGATGCATTCTTCTACACATCAACAAATGGATCTTAGAAGGACCCCTAAAATGGATCCTCCAATACCTTCAATAACGACTTTTTCAACGAATTCACCAATATTGGAGTCTTCAACCGCTGCTTCATTACTACCATAAGACTCTTCGATGAACAACTCTGCAAACTATCAAAACAAGTCTGTTGGATTTCCACAAAGGTCAGCTTTGTCATAATCAATCGACtgggataataatagtattatgtCTTTTTTTGATGATTCATATCTCAACAACATTGATGTTCaagattcaattaaaaaaaataacttctaaGGATGTTGGACCAAATATCTGTCTATTTTAACTAGTAGAGATTGGTATGTCTATGTTGTCCAATGGATAATCTatgtcttttaatatttaaatgcatATGTAGTCTCATAggatttttcatatatctttactttttgtccttattttaagtgtttttctattaatttttattcctttttagtttgttattacaTTCACTTATAATATCTAtgcaattaatatttatatgaatattgGTTTGTCTTGcttactattattattgataatgtggttatttaaaatattttttttgttagtatGATTTGCCTcaaaataatttagattttttgAATAAGAAGTTGAGTGACTTCTCGATGAGTATTGTATCgaaaagaaaaccaaatttaagaaaaaattaaattttaatatattgaaaagCAATGttatatttctattaaatatgCAATTTTGCTAAATAGAGAAAATTATAATGTGTTATAGAATAGTTACAATAACTCTAATCTTACACAaatcacaatttaaaatttattaaatgtttgaatttctttttgataTAACAATTAACCTTATCCTTTTTTTGCAAgctaaaatattaatgaaattggTATTGCAAAGTTCTCAGTCATTTAAATGTATGATTGTTTTAGTATTTAACTTTgtacaaatatcaaaattaaaatacaaatttttaaaaacttataacATAAATGAGTAAGCAAATGCATTTTCATTACTCTATGACCATATTTGGTGGATTCTACTTACTGAAAATTTAAGCCACACTAAATTATTCTCCTGTAAAAGTTTGACGCATAAAGTTTGGTCAAGATAAGACCAGATATATTAATTACATGTATTTTCAAACCATAACATCAAACTTGGTATGTAATACATCTTATTTAGTTTtagtcaaaaataattattacaaaCAACTAGCAATTCTTTTAGTCAAAATATTCAAAGAATCATAGAATCTGAATTTTCTGTATAAAATAGAGTCTATCCTAAGAAACAAAACTAACAACAAAAGTTTTTGATACACAttcaaacaaacataatttttcttctcttcttccccATTAGCAATGCCAAGAAGAAAAGTTAAGATTGAAAATGATACACAAAGGAGAGCCACATATAAGAAGAGACAAAAAGTAGCCTTTAAAAAGGCTCAAGAACTTAGTATTCTTTGTGATTGTGAAGTAGCTAGCGTCAGATATAGTGAGTACCACACAGAACCTGTGGTATATCCAAATTATCAAGCTGCACTAGACACTTATAATAAGTTTAAGGCACTTTCATCATCCGCTCAGTCAAAACACATGATGACGACAGAAGagtttattaagaaaattatagatAAGAAGAAAGACCAATTATACAAGTTACAAAGAGAAAACGATCTCAAAGAAAAGACAAATATGATGCATGAAGTGGcaagaggaaaaaatatttccaaGGACATAAATGGTAATGATCTTAATGA
Proteins encoded in this window:
- the LOC101251162 gene encoding agamous-like MADS-box protein AGL80, with the translated sequence MPRRKVKIENDTQRRATYKKRQKVAFKKAQELSILCDCEVASVRYSEYHTEPVVYPNYQAALDTYNKFKALSSSAQSKHMMTTEEFIKKIIDKKKDQLYKLQRENDLKEKTNMMHEVARGKNISKDINGNDLNDLMYAIKRNLEMFRKLKIKADEEGSTLYASQPISSDSPVATVPLASPSIVSSGTDCEGQRSPLMVPEVAQIIEDKGAPLIIPSSPSTEMIQQ